A genomic region of Campylobacter corcagiensis contains the following coding sequences:
- a CDS encoding type II asparaginase yields MRLLKRAFVIMVLGASMLVAKPTIYILATGGTIAGSGDSALSGSYTSGTVTVDKLIAAVPEINEIATIKGEQIAQIGSQAMNDEVWLKLADRVNALLNDGGVDGIVITHGTDTMEESAYFLNLVTKSKKPVVLVGAMRSGTSMSADGPLNIYNAVNVAMDKASAGKGVLVVMNDKIHAAREVTKTATTAVDTFKSPNTGNIGTVNYGIVNYYLQPTRKHTVSSDFSVKGLKELPRVDVIFGHTNQTADFVETAIEKGAKGIVLAGVGNGNPYPSVEEALIKAAAQGIVVVRTSRTGSGSTSVGAEVDDAKYGFVTSDNLNAAKARVLLQLALTKTNEPSKIQKFYKEY; encoded by the coding sequence ATGAGATTATTAAAAAGAGCATTTGTTATTATGGTTTTAGGAGCTAGTATGTTGGTGGCAAAACCTACTATTTATATCTTAGCAACAGGTGGAACTATAGCTGGAAGTGGCGATAGTGCTTTAAGTGGAAGTTATACTTCAGGAACAGTTACAGTTGATAAGCTTATAGCTGCAGTTCCTGAGATAAATGAGATAGCAACTATTAAAGGTGAGCAAATAGCTCAAATTGGCTCTCAAGCTATGAATGATGAAGTTTGGTTAAAACTTGCTGATAGAGTAAATGCACTTTTAAACGATGGCGGTGTTGATGGTATAGTTATAACTCATGGAACCGATACAATGGAAGAGAGTGCTTATTTTTTAAATTTAGTAACAAAAAGCAAAAAACCAGTTGTTTTAGTAGGTGCGATGAGAAGTGGAACTTCAATGAGTGCTGATGGCCCACTAAATATCTATAATGCTGTAAATGTAGCTATGGATAAAGCAAGTGCTGGTAAGGGTGTTTTGGTTGTAATGAATGATAAAATTCACGCAGCTAGAGAGGTAACAAAAACAGCTACAACCGCAGTTGATACTTTTAAATCTCCAAATACAGGAAATATCGGAACTGTAAACTACGGTATAGTTAATTACTATTTGCAACCAACTAGAAAACACACAGTAAGTTCTGACTTTAGTGTTAAAGGTTTAAAAGAGTTACCAAGAGTTGATGTTATTTTTGGTCATACTAATCAAACAGCTGATTTTGTAGAAACTGCTATAGAAAAAGGAGCAAAAGGTATCGTTTTGGCAGGTGTTGGTAACGGTAACCCATATCCAAGCGTAGAAGAAGCTTTGATAAAAGCAGCAGCACAAGGTATTGTAGTTGTAAGAACTTCAAGAACAGGTTCAGGCTCAACTAGTGTTGGTGCTGAGGTAGATGATGCAAAATATGGCTTTGTAACAAGTGACAACTTAAACGCTGCAAAAGCTAGAGTTTTACTACAACTTGCTCTTACAAAAACAAACGAACCATCAAAAATTCAAAAGTTTTATAAAGAGTATTAA
- a CDS encoding class I SAM-dependent methyltransferase gives MIVANPWDKRAKTYDKNSGKLTKFQLDFLELIKSWGVDFKEKSIIDVGCGTGNYTLHLAKECKEILGVDSSEGMLNKLETKRQNLGLTNVSTKCVSFDEFQTSKKFDIAFLTMSPAVRPDEFDKFINLASLRVYLNWEISRYSSVLSPLFTKLGKKSKTSDAFLLKEHLKAKNIAFKTKILEEKRVESREFNEALENAKWHLNISELEISDDELIKYLKNLEKNGIISDEIVSTLRVLVF, from the coding sequence ATGATTGTAGCTAATCCTTGGGATAAAAGAGCTAAAACTTATGATAAAAATAGCGGCAAACTTACTAAATTTCAGCTTGATTTTTTAGAACTTATCAAAAGCTGGGGCGTTGATTTTAAAGAAAAAAGCATTATAGATGTTGGCTGTGGAACTGGAAATTATACGCTACATTTAGCTAAAGAGTGTAAGGAAATTCTAGGCGTTGACAGCTCAGAAGGCATGCTTAACAAACTAGAAACAAAGCGTCAAAATTTAGGTCTAACAAATGTTAGCACAAAATGTGTTAGCTTTGATGAGTTTCAAACTAGTAAGAAATTTGACATAGCATTTCTAACTATGAGTCCTGCTGTTAGACCTGATGAGTTTGATAAATTTATAAATTTAGCCTCACTTAGAGTCTATCTAAACTGGGAAATTAGTCGTTATTCATCTGTTTTATCACCGCTTTTTACTAAGCTTGGTAAAAAAAGTAAAACTTCAGATGCGTTTTTATTAAAGGAGCATTTAAAAGCTAAAAATATAGCTTTTAAAACTAAAATTTTAGAAGAAAAGCGAGTTGAAAGTAGAGAATTTAATGAAGCTTTAGAAAATGCAAAGTGGCATCTAAATATATCAGAACTTGAGATTTCAGATGATGAACTTATAAAATATCTAAAAAATCTAGAAAAAAATGGCATAATTAGCGATGAAATAGTTAGCACACTTAGGGTTTTGGTGTTTTAG
- a CDS encoding Fur family transcriptional regulator, producing MDIEKFLITHDIKPTSLRKTMIKALSNSQTSYDELVNLTGANKTTIYRNLDLFESQNIVIVTEISGKKYYELADHAKAYFICDKCHKKEEIDMPDFEIKNIKSVVVKGVCDDCS from the coding sequence ATGGATATAGAAAAATTTCTAATAACTCATGATATAAAGCCTACAAGTCTAAGAAAAACGATGATAAAAGCTCTTTCAAATTCTCAAACAAGCTATGATGAACTTGTAAATTTAACAGGGGCAAACAAAACTACCATATATAGAAATTTAGATCTTTTTGAAAGTCAAAATATCGTCATTGTAACTGAAATTTCTGGTAAAAAATACTATGAGTTAGCAGATCACGCTAAAGCTTACTTTATCTGTGATAAGTGTCATAAAAAAGAGGAAATTGATATGCCTGATTTTGAGATAAAAAATATAAAAAGCGTAGTTGTAAAAGGAGTTTGTGATGATTGTAGCTAA
- a CDS encoding metal ABC transporter solute-binding protein, Zn/Mn family produces the protein MKKILFAVALCSALFGKPLVTTTILPTQYFVEQIAGDTLEVEALVGKGADPHTYEPKPNQMKSVEKSELHFAVGMEFDEIWLPRLKKQFPNLEIVQTQKGIEKIAMAPHSHAHHDHDHNDHDSIEAISDNHHDEHHHHNHEGHDHAHHHDHDHSGLDPHVWLDPVLVKTQAKNILDALKVKYPENSKIYDENYAKFIKVLDELDSDIKQKLSNLKTNKFVVYHPSWGYFAKRYNLVQISIEIEGKEPKPADLKELIDEIKEESIKVVFVVPQFSKKSAKVIASEANANVVEIDQLPKEWLDEMKKTVSVFEKALK, from the coding sequence ATGAAGAAGATTTTATTTGCAGTAGCACTTTGTAGTGCTTTGTTTGGTAAGCCACTAGTTACTACAACTATTTTACCTACGCAGTATTTTGTTGAGCAAATCGCAGGCGATACTCTTGAAGTTGAGGCTTTGGTTGGCAAAGGCGCTGATCCGCACACTTACGAGCCTAAACCAAATCAAATGAAAAGTGTTGAAAAAAGTGAACTCCATTTCGCTGTTGGTATGGAATTTGATGAAATTTGGTTACCAAGACTTAAAAAGCAGTTTCCAAATTTAGAAATAGTTCAAACTCAAAAAGGAATAGAAAAAATAGCTATGGCTCCGCATAGCCATGCACATCATGATCACGACCATAATGACCATGATAGCATAGAAGCTATCAGCGATAATCATCACGACGAACATCACCACCACAATCACGAAGGTCACGACCATGCACATCACCACGATCATGATCACTCTGGACTTGATCCACATGTCTGGTTAGATCCAGTTTTAGTAAAAACTCAAGCTAAAAATATTCTTGATGCTTTAAAGGTAAAATATCCTGAAAATTCTAAAATTTATGATGAAAACTATGCTAAATTTATAAAAGTTTTAGATGAATTAGATAGTGATATCAAACAAAAACTTTCAAATTTAAAAACAAACAAATTTGTGGTTTATCATCCAAGTTGGGGATATTTTGCAAAAAGATACAATCTAGTTCAAATTTCTATTGAAATAGAAGGAAAAGAGCCAAAACCAGCTGATTTAAAAGAGTTAATCGATGAGATAAAAGAAGAGAGCATTAAAGTAGTTTTTGTAGTTCCACAGTTTTCTAAAAAATCAGCAAAAGTTATCGCTAGTGAAGCAAATGCTAATGTTGTTGAGATAGATCAACTTCCAAAAGAGTGGCTAGATGAGATGAAAAAAACGGTATCAGTTTTTGAGAAAGCATTAAAATGA
- a CDS encoding nickel/cobalt transporter, with protein sequence MRPLLIAFLVMLGAKTQLLSCALCAMMTPTAHIYMEFVAQNNTLKKLNISWIFSENFTKLTLQSYDYDVNGVLDSDEISDIEFAMVDYLKDRNFLMKFEHYKIPNGKTYSIDGNFTNPKFLIKNSRLVFKFEQNLDLAIEDDLVLKTEAFDEDGYFNFTFLNSGAKEIDDKFHAVFNSNLGANFTTFSSGKMPEFKQKSLKDLLKNSQIDSVDNLGFISNKTISSLEKLKELLSSKDISLKTALLIIFLSFIYGFFHAAGPGHAKVLTTSYFLANGGNAYKAFKFALKIGYFHIIGAFFVVIISMLVAELVANMVSSETIAFTTKISAIMVICVAIFMLISKIKALMLKFKAKPKWQVSNSLKILNAPTLKNTHEHSCSCSVCMSKKDRGLSEWVIALSAAIIPCPGTILVFLLAFSVGSYFISLISAIFMGLGMASVIFLAAIFGGAVNKFSSKKLENFRIFVEFFGIAVMIILGIFMFIVSDSLSVL encoded by the coding sequence ATGAGACCTCTTTTAATAGCCTTTTTGGTAATGCTGGGTGCAAAAACCCAGCTTCTATCTTGTGCTTTGTGTGCGATGATGACGCCAACAGCGCATATTTATATGGAGTTTGTGGCACAAAATAATACCCTTAAAAAGCTTAATATATCTTGGATATTTTCAGAAAATTTTACTAAACTAACACTTCAAAGCTATGATTATGATGTAAATGGCGTTTTAGATAGCGATGAAATTTCAGATATAGAATTTGCGATGGTTGATTATCTAAAAGATAGAAATTTTTTGATGAAATTTGAACACTATAAAATTCCAAATGGTAAAACTTATAGCATCGATGGCAATTTTACTAATCCTAAATTTTTAATAAAAAACTCCCGTTTAGTGTTTAAATTTGAGCAAAATTTAGATCTTGCTATAGAAGATGATCTGGTTTTAAAAACTGAGGCTTTTGATGAAGATGGATACTTTAACTTTACTTTTTTAAATAGTGGTGCAAAAGAGATAGATGATAAATTTCACGCTGTTTTTAACTCAAATTTAGGGGCAAATTTTACCACTTTTAGTAGTGGCAAGATGCCAGAATTTAAACAAAAAAGTCTAAAAGATCTATTAAAAAATAGCCAAATAGATAGCGTTGATAATTTAGGTTTTATAAGTAATAAAACAATTAGCTCACTTGAGAAGCTAAAAGAGCTTTTATCAAGTAAAGATATAAGCCTTAAAACGGCTCTTTTGATAATTTTTCTCTCGTTTATATATGGCTTTTTTCACGCTGCTGGACCAGGACATGCTAAGGTATTAACTACGAGTTATTTTTTAGCAAATGGTGGAAATGCTTATAAGGCCTTTAAATTCGCACTAAAGATCGGTTATTTTCACATAATAGGGGCATTTTTTGTTGTGATAATAAGCATGTTAGTAGCTGAGTTAGTTGCAAATATGGTTAGTTCTGAAACCATAGCTTTTACTACCAAAATTTCAGCCATTATGGTTATATGCGTTGCTATTTTTATGCTTATTTCAAAGATAAAGGCTTTAATGTTAAAATTTAAAGCAAAACCAAAATGGCAAGTATCAAATTCTTTAAAAATCTTAAACGCACCAACTTTAAAGAATACTCACGAACATAGCTGTTCTTGTTCGGTTTGTATGTCAAAAAAAGATAGAGGTTTAAGTGAGTGGGTTATAGCTTTAAGTGCTGCTATAATACCATGTCCAGGAACTATTTTGGTTTTTCTTTTAGCTTTTAGCGTTGGAAGCTATTTTATAAGCCTAATAAGTGCTATTTTTATGGGTCTTGGAATGGCTAGTGTGATATTTCTAGCAGCTATTTTTGGCGGAGCGGTTAATAAATTTAGCTCTAAAAAACTAGAGAATTTTAGGATATTTGTGGAGTTTTTTGGTATAGCTGTGATGATAATATTAGGAATTTTTATGTTTATAGTAAGTGATAGTTTGAGTGTTTTATGA